From the genome of Nicotiana sylvestris chromosome 2, ASM39365v2, whole genome shotgun sequence, one region includes:
- the LOC138885619 gene encoding uncharacterized protein — MNNLNCNLDTNKTIHHAWEFIFFTEKNTSSNKKVKTEIKWHKPPKNMIKLNRDGAFSSNNNAAGLGGTFRNSNGDWIIGFHKEIQALSATHAKLMALPEALKIEKESNFINLEIETDSMSIIKLMYEDCNNFSNIVS; from the coding sequence ATGAACAACCTCAATTGCAATTTGGATACTAATAAAACTATTCACCATGCATGGGAATTTATCTTCTTCACAGAGAAAAATACTTCCAGTAACAAAAAAGTTAAAACTGAGATCAAGTGGCACAAACCTCCTAAAAACATGATTAAATTAAACCGTGATGGTGCTTTTTCTAGTAATAACAATGCAGCAGGACTTGGTGGCACATTCCGAAACAGCAATGGAGATTGGATCATAGGATTCCACAAGGAAATCCAAGCACTTTCAGCCACACATGCAAAATTGATGGCTCTACCAGAGGCACTAAAGATTGAAAAAGAATCGAACTTCATAAATCTGGAAATCGAAACTGATAGCATGTCTATCATTAAGCTTATGTATGAAGATTGTAATAACTTTTCTAACATTGTCTCTTAA
- the LOC104227139 gene encoding protein GLUTAMINE DUMPER 6-like, whose translation MRAIATNSTSIFSGSTMGTNGSTSLLHWKSPLPYLFGSLALTLTLIAVALLFLVCSYRKRSSSTATDDEEKSAYCDHKTSASVEMTPKIVVIMAGDQKPTHLAIPLSSSSSQLR comes from the coding sequence ATGAGGGCTATAGCCACAAACTCAACCTCCATCTTCAGTGGTAGTACTATGGGCACAAATGGTAGTACTTCATTGTTGCATTGGAAATCTCCACTTCCTTACCTTTTTGGAAGTTTAGCATTAACGTTAACACTCATTGCCGTGGCACTTCTCTTCCTCGTTTGTTCCTATCGTAAACGGTCGTCTTCTACGGCAACTGATGACGAGGAGAAATCTGCATATTGTGATCACAAAACAAGTGCAAGTGTGGAGATGACTCCAAAGATCGTCGTTATCATGGCTGGTGACCAGAAACCGACCCACCTCGCTATTCCcctttcttcatcttcttctcaaCTAAGGTGA